The sequence AGCAAGtgataaaaacagttttttaaattttacaccACTGAAAAATAACACTGAAGTGCCGGActagagctgaaaattgcatGCTGTCATTCAATAATTGACATTCGTCACTTGGAACATTTCTCAAAtgggtttgaattttttttattgactgACTAATATTCAGTATACTCATTGTATGCTCTGTTAGACAACGTCCCATCTaaggaaaaatagttttccctaattaaaaaataattttaaaatacctaattttaaatgttgttTTCAATGACCTCAGTTTTTCTTACAGTCTTCTGAAGTCACATTGATGAAATGTGCATGAATATGCACGAAAACTACATGTGAGTTTCTGGTGTCACCCCCTCTTATCATTAACATTTCATATCTCATCAATATATTTCTCAAAGTCATTCATCTGTTGACTTCCCAGTAAAGCTAtctatatttaattttatcactttttaaagGTTCCAACGGTTTCGTTCCTTTGTAATGAGCACTTTGGTactatttttattgtaataaAACGTACTTTAAGCCAAGCTTTTCACAGGAAACGTGACTTTATGTCAAGAAAGTTAGAAAAAGAAttactttttgagtttttaaatatttggtATATCTATGAAAACGGATTTGCTGCGGTTTCAATTTAGCCGTTAAGTACACGGTAGAACaggaaaatctttttttcctgATTAAAGCTTACTTGCTCTTTATCAAGATGCATTTTTTCAGTACATGTATgtttattaagtttttttttagtatttattGTAGCTATGCTGTAAAAGATTGTATGACTATTGTAGGTacttttgtagaaaaaaaaagttttctattaTATTTTCCATCTTTGAAGGAAAACTTGGAAGATTATGTTTAAACTTATTCACCACAAAAATGTGAACGACTGAACTCATTTCAGAACTCCTGAAAACGCggtctgaaatatttttagtcCATCATTTCTTAGAATTATTTTAATCGCTTACGGGATGTCTgcagattttctgaattttttctagagTTGTCTGGTGGCAGGAAAATAATCTGGAaggctttttttaaaattttttaattatttttgaaaaaaaacaactgaacatttttgaactaactcgatcaaaaaatgttgaattttttgaaacattttttggagcagTTTAACGGGTTTAAAAACTAGTGAAAAAACTgcattcaaaatattccagaCCGCGTTTTGGGTTGAGTTCAGCCGCTAAAAGTTTTGCCTTGACAAAGTCTGAAAACATGACTTCAAATGACCAAATTCGTCATTTTTCCcactgttgttttttttgaattaccttttcaatttattattacaaatataaattttcatccgaaaaaaagtaaaaaataattaatattaTGGAAACTTTATTGAgttgaacaattgaaaaatatacatagTATACAGTTTTTTATAGACACAAGTTGAGATTAAATACAATTATTGATCGCGTTTATAATACAATTTAATCTTGGAAATCAAactttctgttcaaaaaatcaagaatagTTCCGTTTCTCTCGCAGATCGAGTAGAACTTGAAAGAGCATGGCTGGAAGTATGTGTAGGCAGAAGCGTCCCAGTTGATAGCGGCACTGAAGTGAGCAGCACAGTTGGCAAGAGCAGACCATCCATTAGAAACTGGTTTGTATGGGCGGATGAGCCAGTtgctaaaaattaatacattttgaaaagtttttggtaaTGTCAAACTTCTGCATTAGGGCAAATGCTTACAGTCTAGTTGGGTTGACGGCTCCTTCGGTCTGCCAAATTGGAGCATCTTGGGATTTCTCAAAGTGGGTGAAACGAACAAGACCAATCCAGGTGTAACCGGTTTGTGGGAAATGCTCACGGACGGCATcctgaaattgatttattaAGTTTTTGCTCACGTTTTCGCAATTGATTCAGCAGTTAATTTGATGATCATTCCCTTCTCCCACCCGGACCACTTGTGGTTCTCTCTACAGATCATTGGGTATGCATTACCAACTCGCGACATCTATTCGCAACAAATTCCAAACATATGTGGGTTGGCTTTTCGCCGTGGCAGTGGTGACGGAGCGGCGTTTGTCACAGTCCGCTTCTCTCCTGCCCCTCGCGCCctttttgttcgttttcttACCCATTCATCCTGTGAGTTGACCACGAAAAGTGTCGCGTTTTTCTCATAGCACCGTTTCTCAGCCTCAGCAAAGCTTTGCTTGTGCTGTTCTATCCAGTAGCACGAGTCCGAGAAGCGAACCCATCCGTCCGGGCATGTTCCAGTCTGAAAATAGAATAGCATTTACGGGCCTAGTTGGAACGAAAAACTATCTTACTGGAAAATCGTGGTAGTGTTGACGTTGGTCAAGGGAAATATCAGTGAAGGCGTTGGTTCCAAAATCCTTGTAGCTCCAGTTGAAGAGTTTgactgaaaactttcaattgtAAGTTTCATATAGCAATACATTGCAACCTTCTTCAATTTGTGAGAAtgatgttaattttttgaaaaagttttggtgcTGTTCGATAGACAATGTCGAAACA comes from Caenorhabditis elegans chromosome X and encodes:
- the clec-266 gene encoding C-type lectin domain-containing protein (Confirmed by transcript evidence), producing the protein MTKLNIPPVSLDSKSVLCLTVTIYQSSFEKFYVTKSYFRIFKLVLLVAAVGFVSTRFAQVKLFNWSYKDFGTNAFTDISLDQRQHYHDFPTGTCPDGWVRFSDSCYWIEQHKQSFAEAEKRCYEKNATLFVVNSQDEWDAVREHFPQTGYTWIGLVRFTHFEKSQDAPIWQTEGAVNPTRLNWLIRPYKPVSNGWSALANCAAHFSAAINWDASAYTYFQPCSFKFYSICERNGTILDFLNRKFDFQD
- the clec-266 gene encoding C-type lectin domain-containing protein (Confirmed by transcript evidence), with the translated sequence MSRIFKLVLLVAAVGFVSTRFAQVKLFNWSYKDFGTNAFTDISLDQRQHYHDFPTGTCPDGWVRFSDSCYWIEQHKQSFAEAEKRCYEKNATLFVVNSQDEWDAVREHFPQTGYTWIGLVRFTHFEKSQDAPIWQTEGAVNPTRLNWLIRPYKPVSNGWSALANCAAHFSAAINWDASAYTYFQPCSFKFYSICERNGTILDFLNRKFDFQD
- the clec-266 gene encoding C-type lectin domain-containing protein (Partially confirmed by transcript evidence) yields the protein MSRIFKLVLLVAAVGFVSTRFAQVKLFNWSYKDFGTNAFTDISLDQRQHYHDFPTGTCPDGWVRFSDSCYWIEQHKQSFAEAEKRCYEKNATLFVVNSQDEWDAVREHFPQTGYTWIGLVRFTHFEKSQDAPIWQTEGAVNPTRL